A part of Lacinutrix sp. 5H-3-7-4 genomic DNA contains:
- a CDS encoding citrate synthase has protein sequence MSKTATLEIDGKKHEFPLITGTENEVAIDIKTLRAATGGVTTIDPGYKNTGSCESAITFLNGEEGILRYRGYAIEDLAEKADFLEVAYLLIFGDLPTTEQLEKFHNDIKEESHVDEDVKKIIEAFPKSAHPMGVLSSLTSALTAFNPSSVNVDSEEDMYKAIVKILGKFPVLVAWTMRKSQGQPLNYGSKNLGYVENILKMMFEKPNEDYKQNDILLNALDKLLILHADHEQNCSTSTVRMVGSSHASLFASLSSGISALWGPLHGGANQAVLEMLEAIKEDGGDTKKFMAKAKDKEDPFRLMGFGHRVYKNFDPRAKIIKVAADEVLGDLGVEDPVLDIAKGLASEALSDEYFVKRKLYPNVDFYSGIIYRAMGIPVEMFTVMFALGRLPGWIAQWKEMRLRKEPIGRPRQVYIGETHREFTPLEKR, from the coding sequence ATGTCAAAAACCGCTACGTTAGAAATCGACGGAAAAAAGCACGAGTTTCCTCTTATAACAGGAACAGAAAATGAAGTTGCAATCGATATAAAAACATTAAGAGCTGCCACAGGTGGAGTTACTACTATTGATCCAGGATATAAAAATACAGGATCTTGTGAAAGCGCAATAACGTTTTTAAATGGAGAAGAAGGAATATTAAGATATAGAGGTTACGCTATAGAAGATTTAGCTGAAAAAGCAGATTTTTTAGAGGTAGCTTATTTATTAATTTTTGGAGATTTACCAACAACAGAGCAGTTAGAGAAATTTCACAACGATATTAAAGAGGAATCTCATGTAGATGAAGATGTTAAAAAAATAATTGAAGCATTTCCTAAGTCTGCACATCCAATGGGAGTTTTATCTTCTTTAACTAGTGCATTAACAGCATTTAATCCATCATCTGTAAATGTAGACTCAGAAGAGGATATGTATAAAGCTATTGTAAAAATATTAGGTAAATTTCCTGTATTAGTAGCTTGGACAATGCGTAAGTCTCAAGGACAACCATTAAATTATGGTAGTAAAAATTTAGGATACGTTGAAAACATCTTAAAAATGATGTTTGAAAAACCTAATGAAGACTACAAACAAAATGATATTCTATTAAACGCTTTAGATAAATTATTAATCTTACATGCAGACCATGAGCAAAACTGTTCTACATCAACAGTAAGAATGGTAGGATCATCTCACGCAAGTTTATTCGCATCTTTATCATCAGGTATTTCAGCTCTTTGGGGACCATTACACGGTGGTGCTAACCAAGCAGTATTAGAAATGCTTGAAGCAATAAAAGAAGATGGCGGAGACACTAAAAAGTTTATGGCAAAAGCAAAGGATAAAGAAGATCCTTTCCGTTTAATGGGCTTTGGTCATAGAGTTTATAAAAACTTCGATCCTAGAGCAAAAATCATTAAAGTAGCTGCAGACGAAGTTTTAGGAGATTTAGGAGTTGAAGACCCAGTATTAGATATTGCTAAAGGTTTAGCTTCTGAAGCTTTAAGTGACGAATACTTTGTAAAACGTAAGTTATATCCTAACGTAGATTTTTATTCAGGAATTATTTATAGAGCTATGGGTATACCTGTAGAAATGTTTACAGTAATGTTTGCATTAGGGCGTTTACCAGGATGGATTGCACAATGGAAAGAAATGCGTTTACGTAAAGAACCTATAGGGCGTCCAAGACAAGTATATATTGGAGAAACTCACAGAGAGTTTACACCATTAGAAAAAAGATAA
- the eno gene encoding phosphopyruvate hydratase has product MSIIINVHARQIFDSRGNPTVEVDVETENGFLGRAAVPSGASTGEHEAVELRDGGDKFMGKGVSKAVENVNTILAEELLGVNVFEQNYIDTLMCEIDGTPNKSKLGANAILGVSLAVAKAAAAELGMPLYRYVGGVSANTLPVPMMNIINGGSHSDAPIAFQEFMVMPVKAENFSHALQMGTEIFHNLKKVLHDRGLSTAVGDEGGFAPNLEGGTEDALDTIKKAVDNAGYTLGDDIMIALDCAAAEFYVDGKYDYTKFEGEAGKVRSSKEQADYLAELSKKYPIISIEDGMDENDWDGWKYLTEQIGDKVQLVGDDLYVTNVERLSKGIKNEIANSILIKVNQIGTLTETIAAVNMAHNSGYTSVMSHRSGETEDNTIADLAVALNCGQIKTGSASRSDRMAKYNQLIRIEEELGNVAYYPKEKAFKIKR; this is encoded by the coding sequence ATGAGTATTATAATAAACGTTCACGCGAGACAAATTTTCGATTCAAGAGGAAATCCTACAGTAGAAGTTGATGTAGAAACAGAAAATGGATTTTTAGGAAGAGCAGCAGTACCATCTGGAGCTTCAACCGGAGAACACGAAGCTGTAGAATTACGTGACGGTGGAGATAAGTTTATGGGTAAAGGAGTAAGTAAAGCCGTTGAAAACGTAAATACAATACTAGCCGAAGAACTTTTAGGAGTTAACGTATTCGAGCAAAACTATATAGATACATTAATGTGTGAAATAGATGGAACACCTAACAAATCAAAATTAGGAGCTAATGCTATTTTGGGAGTTTCACTTGCAGTCGCTAAAGCAGCAGCAGCAGAATTAGGGATGCCATTATATAGATATGTTGGAGGAGTAAGTGCTAATACACTACCAGTTCCAATGATGAATATAATTAATGGAGGTTCACATAGTGATGCACCAATTGCTTTCCAAGAATTTATGGTTATGCCCGTAAAAGCAGAAAATTTCTCACACGCCTTACAAATGGGAACAGAGATTTTTCATAATTTAAAGAAAGTATTACACGATAGAGGATTAAGTACAGCAGTTGGAGACGAAGGCGGTTTTGCACCTAACCTTGAAGGAGGAACAGAAGATGCTTTAGACACTATTAAAAAAGCAGTAGATAATGCAGGATATACTTTAGGAGACGATATAATGATTGCTTTAGATTGTGCAGCAGCAGAATTTTATGTAGATGGAAAATACGATTACACAAAATTTGAAGGCGAAGCAGGTAAAGTAAGATCAAGTAAAGAACAAGCAGATTACCTTGCAGAACTTTCTAAAAAATATCCAATTATTTCAATTGAAGACGGTATGGATGAAAATGATTGGGATGGATGGAAATACCTTACAGAACAAATAGGAGATAAAGTTCAATTAGTTGGAGACGATTTATATGTAACAAATGTAGAGCGTTTATCTAAAGGTATAAAAAATGAAATTGCAAATTCAATACTAATTAAAGTAAACCAAATAGGAACTTTAACCGAGACTATTGCAGCTGTAAACATGGCCCATAATTCAGGTTATACTTCTGTAATGTCTCACCGTTCAGGAGAGACAGAAGATAATACTATTGCAGATTTAGCAGTAGCATTAAATTGTGGCCAGATAAAAACAGGTTCAGCATCACGTAGTGATCGTATGGCTAAATACAATCAATTAATTAGAATTGAAGAAGAATTAGGTAACGTTGCATATTACCCAAAAGAAAAAGCATTTAAAATTAAGCGCTAA
- the carA gene encoding glutamine-hydrolyzing carbamoyl-phosphate synthase small subunit, whose amino-acid sequence MKYQKLKKAIILLADGTIFHGKAVGKEGSAFGEVCFNTGMTGYQEIFTDPSYYGQLMVTTNAHIGNYGVNNDEVESDSIKISGLICKNFSYDFSRANADGSLEDFLNENNLLAISDVDTRSLVAYIRDNGAMNAVISTDVENIEGLKKELANIPNMDGLELASKVSTKEPYFVGDENAEIKIAALDIGIKKNILRNLAKRGAYIKVFPYNATFENLSSWNPDGYFLSNGPGDPEPLVEAQALAKEIIKRNLPLFGICLGHQVIALANGISTYKMHHGHRGINHPVKNLISGKGEITSQNHGFAINREETEAHEDIEITHVHLNDNTVAGIKMKSKNVFSVQYHPEASPGPHDSSYLFDEFINNIKSN is encoded by the coding sequence ATGAAATATCAAAAATTAAAAAAAGCAATTATCCTTTTAGCAGATGGTACTATTTTTCATGGTAAAGCTGTAGGTAAAGAAGGTAGCGCATTTGGAGAAGTTTGTTTCAATACTGGAATGACTGGCTATCAAGAGATTTTTACAGATCCATCATATTATGGGCAATTAATGGTTACTACAAATGCACACATAGGAAATTATGGTGTAAATAATGATGAAGTAGAATCAGATTCAATCAAAATTTCTGGATTAATATGTAAAAACTTTAGTTACGATTTTTCTCGTGCTAATGCAGATGGTTCATTAGAAGATTTTTTAAACGAAAACAATTTATTAGCAATATCAGATGTTGATACAAGGTCACTAGTAGCATATATACGTGATAATGGTGCTATGAATGCTGTTATTTCAACAGATGTTGAAAACATAGAAGGTTTAAAAAAAGAACTAGCTAACATTCCAAATATGGATGGGTTAGAATTAGCTTCTAAAGTTTCTACTAAAGAGCCTTACTTTGTAGGAGATGAAAATGCAGAAATAAAAATAGCAGCTTTAGATATTGGTATAAAAAAGAATATCCTACGTAACCTTGCAAAACGTGGTGCCTATATAAAAGTATTTCCTTATAATGCTACATTTGAAAATTTAAGTTCATGGAATCCAGATGGCTATTTTTTATCTAATGGACCAGGTGATCCAGAACCTTTAGTCGAGGCTCAAGCGTTAGCAAAAGAAATTATAAAAAGAAATTTACCACTATTTGGTATTTGTTTAGGGCATCAAGTTATTGCATTAGCAAATGGAATTTCAACTTATAAAATGCATCATGGTCATAGAGGAATAAACCATCCCGTAAAAAACTTAATTTCAGGAAAAGGTGAAATTACCTCTCAAAATCACGGTTTTGCAATTAACAGAGAAGAAACCGAAGCACATGAGGATATAGAAATTACTCATGTACATTTAAACGATAATACTGTAGCAGGTATAAAAATGAAATCTAAAAATGTATTCTCTGTACAATATCACCCAGAAGCTAGTCCTGGACCACATGATTCATCATATTTATTTGATGAGTTTATAAATAATATAAAATCAAACTAA
- the rplQ gene encoding 50S ribosomal protein L17: protein MRHGKKVNHLGRQTAHRKAMLANMACSLIEHKRINTTVAKAKALKQFVEPMITKSKSDTTHNRRLVFSKLRQKEAVTELFRDVAAKVADRPGGYTRIIKLGNRLGDNADMAMIELVDYNEIYNADKKAKKSTRRSRRGGKATAAPVETKATNEEE, encoded by the coding sequence ATGAGACACGGAAAAAAAGTTAACCATTTAGGAAGACAAACAGCTCATAGAAAAGCAATGTTAGCAAACATGGCTTGTTCTTTAATAGAGCACAAACGCATCAACACTACAGTTGCTAAAGCAAAAGCTTTAAAACAATTTGTTGAGCCAATGATCACTAAATCTAAATCTGATACGACTCACAATCGTCGTTTAGTATTCTCTAAATTACGTCAAAAAGAAGCTGTAACAGAATTATTTAGAGATGTTGCAGCTAAAGTAGCTGATCGTCCAGGTGGATATACAAGAATTATCAAGTTAGGAAACCGTTTAGGTGATAATGCGGATATGGCAATGATCGAGCTTGTAGATTACAATGAAATCTATAACGCAGATAAAAAAGCTAAGAAATCTACACGTAGAAGTCGTCGTGGAGGAAAAGCTACTGCTGCTCCAGTTGAAACAAAAGCAACTAACGAAGAAGAATAA